The nucleotide window ATATTAAGAGAACTAAATATAGTAACTGATAATCTAAAATAAAAGGATAGAAAAGAGAAAAAAAGAATATCTAACTTTAAGACATGAAAGATATGTTCATCTGGGAACCTGCAGCCTCTTCAATAACGTTTTCTATTACTTGTACTCCCTGCCATATATAAGGTACGGCCTTCTTATTGTACAAGTTCTGCATTATATATGTACCGTTAGCGTTTTTGAGGGGTAGAATATTGTAGAGTGGGCCATATGCCATGTATGTACCTTTAGGCCCGGTTATTATTAGAACCGTGACTATGTGCCCCTTCAGTATAGCTAGAGGCTCTGACGTGTTATCGAACACAGCGTCCATTTGATAGTGCATGACTAGCTGGTATAACGGTGTTGGTAAGAAGTGCTCTAATTCTTCAGCCCCCACTGTCTGTAATTCTCCCTTAGGTATTGGTGTCCCGTTAGGTGTAGCATTTAGCCATTTATTATACATATAGATATAATAGAAGTGGACTGGTTCGTCGGGTTCGTAAGGAGTGTAGTTGAGGAATATCAGACCGGTAGTGTTAGGGAATGGTCTGTACGGGTTCGAGCTGGCAAACGTATAGCTCAGGTTTCCATACGCTGACATTATAATATACAGAGGCCATGCATCTGATAGTGCTACATGGCAACCTTCCCATCCAACTAGATAGACGTCTACCTGGTGAGGTGGCGCAAAGTCTTCTGGGGAAGCATAGAAGAACTTTCCTGAAGGCACCATCTCGTATAGTGGAGGGACGGCATTATTTTGCACTTGGTTTACTTGTGCCCTTAGATATATTGGTATTGCTGAGGCTATTATGAAGACTAAAATTGCAGTTACTAATACCTTGCTCTTTATGGGTTCTTTCATGTCTTTCGTAGATTAGTTGTAATAAAACTAAAATAAGATTTTTCTTTGTTTACTCATTATAGGTAAATTTATAAATATAAACAATTGTCTTAAGTAATCGGTGAAAGACGTGAAAGGAAGTATAATGGTCTTAATTTTAATCGTCCTTATAATATTTGCAGGGGTTGCAGGGTATTTAGCGGGGAAGTCCAATAGCTCAAGCACAGTGACCACATCGACTATTACCACAACTACAACTAAGACTGTTATTCAGTCCAACTTTACGACGTACCAAGTATACCTAGACGGTATAGAGTTTACCGACATATTCTACCCACAGAACTTACCCAATGTATCTATAGGGCCTTCAAATTATACAATGTTCGGTATGACCCCCAATAGAGACCCGGTAATACACGCTAACCTAACAGCCCGGTGGACGACTCCGTTAATAGGGAATTTTGAACAGAACATGACCTTGTGGAACCAAATAGTGAAAGAACTAGGTAAGTCTTTCGGCTCTGCCTACAGACAAGCTACGGGCATAGCAGTGGGCCCTACAGAGGCTAACGGGATTGTCTATGTTGCCAGTGACGCAGGCTGGGTGTACGGTATCAACGTATTTAACGGTAAGATAATATTCGAGCTTAACACCCCGGGTACTCTGAGCATGTGGGAACCACTGGTATGGAAGGGAATAGGCTTAGTGGGCCTCGGTGGGGCAATGTTCGACTACCAACAAGGTGCACTAAACGGGTTCGGAGGTGGACACAGAGGACAATACACCGGTATTAACGGGCTTCTGGCGTTTAACGCTACATCAGGTAAACCACTGTGGCTGGTCTTGACCAGAGCACAAGCAATGCCTACCGGTGTGATAGCCAATGGTGTAGTCTATTGGGATACCGGTGACGGGAGCATTTATGCTACCAATATCTCAAACGGTAAGACCCTCTGGGTATATCATTATGACGGTAGCGGTAATATGGCGTCTCTAGATTACTATAACGGAATAGTAATAGCAGGGTTTTCACAGACTTACCCCACTAATATGTCAGCCATAGTAGGTGTTTATGCCGAAAACGGAAGCCCGGCATACATCATCAAACTACCGTTTGCGACTACGTCTTCTGCAGGAGATGCTGTAATGGCCGTATGGAACGGCTACATAGTAGACGGTATATTGGGCTTCCAAAACGGACATTCACCCCTATTATCTCATATTTCGTCAAGAGAAGTGATGATAGTAGCTAATGCAACTACAGGGCAGATAATCTACATGATGAATATTACTAATATTACTACTCACCCTTCAGATACAAATAACGGGTTTAACCCTGCAATAATTAACGGTATTATTTATCAGCCTACAATTGCAGGCAACTTGATGGCTATTAATATCACTAATGGAAAAATATTATGGGAATCTCCTCAACTTACAAAGGGCTGGCTCCAACCTCAGCCTACTTACTATAACGGAATGCTGTTTGTGCCTGCCGGAAATGCAATAGCAGTCCTAAATGCCAGTAACGGGCAAATAATAGCATTATATCATACACAACTTATAATGAGACAGCAGTTAATAATCGTGGGTAACACGGTCATAGAGACCTCAGGTACTAATTGGGTTTTTGCAATTCCGATATCCCAGATACTGGAGAATAGATAGGAAATGAACAAAAAACAACACTTTTTTAATTTTTTCCTCCTCTCCATTTTCCAAGTCAAGTATATAGAGGACATGTTTTATCATCTAGACTAGGTGAATAGGTCTCGGTTACCGGGTGAAGAAGATTCATAACGAGTTCTAGGCACTAAAGGAAGGGTAGGTTCTTTCACTGCTCTTTAGAGGATTAGAAATCACAAATAGAACTGAAGATATAACTAAAATAAATTTACACATGACAACATAATAAATACGTAGTACGTATAAAACGTGTTATAATGGGCTTATAATTTATGCTACCTGGAATGATTTTACGTACACTGTATTATATGTTCCTTGAATTATACTAATTTAATGGAAAATATTACATTTCGCAAAGGACGCGTGAAAGACTCAGGGAGGGATGACGTTGAAAATTTTTACTAATTCTTAAGATATTATTTGTCACATACGACTCTTGTCAGTATTATTTTATTGACTATCCAAGCTTTCCTCACTTTTCTCCTATGTCGTACACGAATAAATGTTAACTTCCCGCTGTGCCTATTTGCGAAAAGGCTTATACTTTGGTCGGATTATAGTAGAAAAAAATCCTGACCTTAAATTAACGATAAGGGACAGAACCTCCCATACCCCAGTTTAGATACCTCTTTTTCAAATATTCCACCAGTCTAGCCGGGTAAGGGACTTGTGATACGTCGACCTCCTTACTGCGTCCGCTCCGCAAAATGAACTTAATACTCCCCATATTATTGGGACCTCCCATATTAGTCACCTGGACGTCCGCTACGTTATCCCACTTACTAAGCAGTCGCCGGTTTATATAGATCCCTTGATCGTTAAAGCTGATTACTGAGCCCCTCCGCTTACCGAACGATATTGATCCCGTTGGGAACCTACTGCTTATAATAAAAGCCCTACCTATCCTGATCACGATTACACCAAGCACGCCAAGAGTCACGCCCGCCAAATTAAAGAGAGCACCTATGAAGGCTAACACAACAGTTAAGATTATCCCGACAAGTTCGAGCATAACCCCTTTCCTTCTTCGTGCAATTTGTCCCTCCTGTAACTGTTTACTATAGGACAAAAATACACCGTCGAGTCCCTCACCATACGGCTGTGTTGGTATGTAAGGGGGTTGAGGGCTGGGTGGCTGAGGAGTAGACAATTGCTGGCCATAAGGCTGCTGCATCAGCGGGTAATTACACCTGCTGCAGTATGGTACATTGTCTGGGTTACTGAAACCACACCTAGGACAAATAATCATTAATTATAATTATAAAAAGGCCATTTAATAAGGCTTTTGGTAGTATGTATTTAAAAATCTTGGAAGCTTAGAATTACACTTGACCATTACCTTAATACTTATACCCTACCTTAGGTGGGAGGCTTAAGTATCTTAAATACTGACTGGAAAGTTATCTCCTAATAACATCACTAAGTTTATTTAGTAAGAAAGATATTAGACGTAAAATTTTGGGTAAAAACGTTTTATTCCAAGACCAGTAAGGCATCCGTTACAAACGAATTAGTATAATTCGTGGGCAAACAACAAAGTACGAGCAAACCATTCTGTATAAACTTAGTTATAGGGTCACCCCTTGTACTTTTACACGTAATACGTATTAACATTATTATATGTGTATATTTATACTAAATATATATTATTTATACCAAGTCAGTCAATAAAGGGCAACTGTGCAGTCAGTGTAGGGGTAAAAATTTGCTAAGTAGGAGAGTTGACGTCGCCCTTTAGTACTCGGCAAAGTATAATTAATAACAATTGTCATAATCTCACCACACTTGGACAAACAAAACAGCAAAAGAAAAAAGAGTTGCCCTTGTTCGATGACGTTATCGTAAAGTGCTGTATCCCGCACACCGCAACGGACACCTTATTTAGAGCGCGATGAATAAACCAACTCTGCCTTAACTGTTACTGAGAAAGGGTTTTTAACTGACAACTTGTCATAATTTTTTATGTATAGGAGGTTAGAAGTCAGGAAAGACGGGTTCGGTTTCTGCTATCAGGGGTCGTGGATAGCAATTACAGTAAATGACGAAGCGGTCATAATAGCTGAAGAGGTATCCTATGAAGTAGCAGTAGGGAGCCAGTTCTCTAAAATCAGGCTTATAATAAAGGGGGGCAAAGTTTTCGTAGAGTCACCCCTAGGGAGCTCAGAACTCGCAGACCCATCGCAAATAATCGATAACATCAAAAAGGTCAATGAGGAAAGCATAAAAGACAAGAATAAAGAGCTCTACGAGAAGATCAAGAAACACTTAAAGTATTAGCTTAACCCTTAAATACGCTCTACACAAGGTTTTAAGGTAAAAAACAAAAAAGAGTACCTTAACTCAGACCGTAGCTTACCTCTTTTTAACGACCAACAGAGCAGCGATCACAGCTACCACTATGATAACTACTATAACGACGAGAACTGTGGGGAACGTAGACGTCGTGGACGTGGGGGGAGGAGACGGGGGAGGTGGCATATAGGTGGAGCTGGTAGAGGTCACTGAGGTCGTATGGGTCACACTGCTGGTATAGCTACTCGTTGGAGGTGTAGTAGTACTGGGGGGTACTGTAGTAGAGGTAGGAGGTGTAGTGGAGGTAGGAGGTGTGGTCGTCACGGTGGTCTGTTTGACGTGGACTATAAAGGTCATCTGCGGGTCCCCGTAGACTAGGGTTAGGTTATAGGTACCGGGCTGAGTAAAGTGGATATACACCTCATACCGGGGGCCGACCTCCACGACCTTTAGGGGACTCCCGTTTAAGTAAGCCGTCAAGTTCTCTACTCCTACTGTAAGGTTTAGCACCTCTCCCTGCTCCACGTTTATGGAAAACACGCCTTGAGAGGTCTGAGTCGCACTGGTCGCTTGCCCGTTTAAGGATAACTGGAAAGGTACGGGTGTCAGGTAAATGACTAGGGTACCGTTAGCCCTTAACGTCACTGACGTGGTGTTGGGTAGGTAACCGTTAGCCTCTGCTGTAATGGTCAAACTACCTGCAGACAGCCCGGATAAAGTGTAACCGTTAACCCCTACCCCTATTTCCTCCCCGTTAACGCGAATTATGCCTTGTAACGGTACACCGCTAGTTGACACCAGTAAAACTTTCAAGCTTAACTTCGGGAGCGGTGGGGTGGGCGGACTCACCGGTTGTACTTTCACGTTTTGGACAATCGGGATCTCTGATACCTGAAGGCCGTAGTCCGTCTCATTAAACACGTAAATTGTGCTACCGTTAAGGACGTTGTAAGTATTTTTATTAAGGTAGACGATAGAGTAAGGTAGGCCTGACACAGAGAACAGCATCACCTTCACAGTACCGTTATGGAAATTACCGTTATGGAAATAGTTGCATTGCAGCGCTGAAAAGGACGAGTTAAACTCGTTTAAGTAAACGCTATATCCCAAGTTCTGGTTGAAGTGGTAATTATAGTACGCTACACTACAGTTATTGTAAATGACTTCGTTGGTCCCGTTAGTGAACAGCACTTCGAGGAAGTCGGAGAAGGTTATTGTATTCATGAGACTGAATACTTCATTGG belongs to Stygiolobus caldivivus and includes:
- a CDS encoding DUF929 domain-containing protein, whose product is MKEPIKSKVLVTAILVFIIASAIPIYLRAQVNQVQNNAVPPLYEMVPSGKFFYASPEDFAPPHQVDVYLVGWEGCHVALSDAWPLYIIMSAYGNLSYTFASSNPYRPFPNTTGLIFLNYTPYEPDEPVHFYYIYMYNKWLNATPNGTPIPKGELQTVGAEELEHFLPTPLYQLVMHYQMDAVFDNTSEPLAILKGHIVTVLIITGPKGTYMAYGPLYNILPLKNANGTYIMQNLYNKKAVPYIWQGVQVIENVIEEAAGSQMNISFMS
- a CDS encoding PQQ-binding-like beta-propeller repeat protein, whose product is MKDVKGSIMVLILIVLIIFAGVAGYLAGKSNSSSTVTTSTITTTTTKTVIQSNFTTYQVYLDGIEFTDIFYPQNLPNVSIGPSNYTMFGMTPNRDPVIHANLTARWTTPLIGNFEQNMTLWNQIVKELGKSFGSAYRQATGIAVGPTEANGIVYVASDAGWVYGINVFNGKIIFELNTPGTLSMWEPLVWKGIGLVGLGGAMFDYQQGALNGFGGGHRGQYTGINGLLAFNATSGKPLWLVLTRAQAMPTGVIANGVVYWDTGDGSIYATNISNGKTLWVYHYDGSGNMASLDYYNGIVIAGFSQTYPTNMSAIVGVYAENGSPAYIIKLPFATTSSAGDAVMAVWNGYIVDGILGFQNGHSPLLSHISSREVMIVANATTGQIIYMMNITNITTHPSDTNNGFNPAIINGIIYQPTIAGNLMAINITNGKILWESPQLTKGWLQPQPTYYNGMLFVPAGNAIAVLNASNGQIIALYHTQLIMRQQLIIVGNTVIETSGTNWVFAIPISQILENR
- a CDS encoding zinc-ribbon domain-containing protein: MIICPRCGFSNPDNVPYCSRCNYPLMQQPYGQQLSTPQPPSPQPPYIPTQPYGEGLDGVFLSYSKQLQEGQIARRRKGVMLELVGIILTVVLAFIGALFNLAGVTLGVLGVIVIRIGRAFIISSRFPTGSISFGKRRGSVISFNDQGIYINRRLLSKWDNVADVQVTNMGGPNNMGSIKFILRSGRSKEVDVSQVPYPARLVEYLKKRYLNWGMGGSVPYR